One region of Camelus bactrianus isolate YW-2024 breed Bactrian camel chromosome 22, ASM4877302v1, whole genome shotgun sequence genomic DNA includes:
- the CBARP gene encoding voltage-dependent calcium channel beta subunit-associated regulatory protein isoform X2, with the protein MTRDRAVRELLPCHHGVGRGAPPPSLKMQPTATMATAVTTPATVALTTTWDNVTGRPTTEPDPILDNSVLLVVVMALFVGGTLVVLSGVLLLCRRCWEVHRRLHRAPEEAEKTTTTYLDSGTHPAPDPDFRGEDPEGQDAETERFLSTGSTGRRVSFNEAALFEQSRKARDKGRRYTLTEGDFHHLKNARLTHLHLPPLKIVTIHECDSGEASATTTPHPTAAPKASFAIFQPPGKALTGRSVGPSSALPGDPYNSAVGPADFEISPSASSDSGEGTSLDAAVRSAKPGGPGVAAGPGEAGPGSGAGPVLQFFTRLRRHASLDGASPYFKVKKWKLEPSQRASSLDTRGSPKRHHFQRQRAASESMEQEEGDAPQVDYIQYIASAGDAVAFPQPRPFLASPTSPPPPLGRLEAADEVGALGGSSPDSPPERSGSKGPEQEQQHQESDSERDAGPEQAQTIYRDIWSLRASLELHAANASDHSSSGNDRDSVRSGDSSGSGSGGTAPAFPPPSPPPTPRTADSEVGGPRKLLQMDSGYASIEGRGAGEDGLPSGPEKLSSFTSMGREFTVSSSFEGPIEPAAEAPSRPRSPRAWPRRAPRRDYSIDEKTDALFHEFLRHDPYFDDAPSAATRHRARAHPHPHARKQWQQRGRQHSDPGARAAPSAPPTAPPGNARPVRAPLRRGDSVDCPPDGRAGDDPAVPAVPAIPVIEEEPGGGCPGSGLCAGPPGALLDKLAASLDDRLFPPRLAEPVAVAPALAAAVPTSPDHSPV; encoded by the exons ATGACCAGGGACCGAGCTGTAAGAGAACTCCTGCCCTGTCACCATGGAGTGGGGAGAGGC GCCCCTCCTCCTAGCCTCAAAATGCAGCCTACAGCCACCATGGCCACAGCCGTCACCACCCCTGCCACTGTCGCCCTGACCACAACGTGGGACAACGTCACGGGCCGCCCCACG ACTGAGCCGGACCCCATACTGGACAACTctgtgctgctggtggtggtgatggcacTTTTCGTTGGGGGCACGCTCGTGGTGCTGTCAGGCGTGCTGCTGCTCTGCAGGCGCTGCTGGGAGGTCCACCGGCGCCTCCACAG agccccagaAGAAGCAGAGAAGACCACTACCACCTATCTGGACAGCGGCACACACCCAGCCCCAG ACCCCGACTTCAGGGGGGAGGACCCTGAGGGCCAGGATGCTGAGACCGAGCGCTTCCTGTCCACCGGCTCCACTGGCCGCCGGGTGTCCTTCAACGAGGCAGCCCTATTTGAGCAGAGCCGGAAGGCGAGGGACAAGGGCCGCAG GTACACCCTGACGGAGGGGGACTTTCATCACTTGAAGAACGCCCGCCTCACACACCTGCACCTGCCGCCCCTCAAGATTGTCACCATCCATGAGTGTGACTCAGGCGAGGCCAGTGCCACCACCACACCGCACCCCACTGCAGCCCCCAAGGCCAGCTTTGCCATATTCCAG CCCCCGGGGAAGGCCCTCACTGGCCGCTCCGTGGGCCCCAGCTCCGCCCTGCCAGGTGACCCTTACAATTCGGCCGTGGGCCCTGCCGACTTCGAGATCAGCCCCTCGGCATCCAGTGACTCTGGGGAAGGCACCTCG TTGGACGCGGCTGTCAGGAGTGCCAAGCCTGGGGGCCCCGGGGTGGCAGCAGGACCGGGGGAGGCGGGCCCCGGCTCTGGGGCGGGCCCTGTCCTGCAGTTCTTCACCCGCCTGAGGCGCCACGCCAGCCTGGATGGGGCCAGCCCCTACTTCAAGGTCAAGAAGTGGAAGCTGGAGCCCAGCCAGCGGGCGTCCAGTCTGGACACGAGAG GCTCCCCAAAGAGGCACCACTTCCAGCGGCAGCGGGCAGCCAGCGAGAGCATGGAACAGGAGGAGGGGGATGCCCCCCAGGTGGACTACATCCAGTACATTGCCAGCGCTGGCGACGCAGTGGCCTTcccgcagccccgcccctttCTGGCCAGCCCCACCAGCCCGCCCCCCCCTCTCGGCAG GCTAGAAGCAGCCGACGAGGTGGGCGCCTTGGGAGGATCGAGCCCTGATTCCCCCCCGGAGCGCAGCGGCAGCAAGGGGCctgagcaggagcagcagcatcAAGAGTCAGACAGCGAGCGGGATGCAGGGCCAGAGCAGGCCCAGACCATCTACCGTGACATCTGGAGCCTGCGCGCCTCGCTCGAGCTGCATGCTGCCAACGCCTCCGACCACAGCAGCAGCGGCAACGACCGCGACTCGGTGCGCAGCGGCGACAGCTCGGGTTCAGGCTCTGGAGGCACTGCACCCGCCTTCCCGCCGCCCTCGCCGCCGCCCACACCGCGTACGGCCGACAGCGAGGTGGGTGGGCCACGCAAGCTGCTGCAGATGGACAGCGGCTACGCCAGCATTGAGGGCCGCGGCGCGGGCGAGGACGGGCTGCCCAGCGGGCCTGAGAAGCTCTCCTCCTTCACGAGCATGGGCCGTGAGTTTACGGTGAGCAGCAGCTTTGAGGGGCCCATCGAGCCCGCGGCCGAGGCGCCCTCCCGGCCCCGCAGCCCCCGTGCCTGGCCCCGCCGCGCCCCGCGCCGCGACTACAGCATTGACGAGAAGACGGACGCGCTGTTCCACGAGTTCCTGCGCCACGACCCGTACTTCGACGATGCCCCGTCCGCCGCCACTCGCCACCGTGCACGCGCGCACCCGCACCCCCACGCACGCAAGCAGTGGCAGCAGCGTGGCCGGCAGCACAGCGACCCTGGCGCGCGGGCTGCGCCCTCCGCCCCACCCACGGCCCCACCCGGCAACGCCCGACCCGTGCGTGCGCCCCTGCGCCGGGGAGACAGCGTCGACTGCCCGCCCGACGGCCGCGCGGGTGATGACCCGGCGGTCCCCGCTGTCCCCGCCATCCCCGTCATCGAGGAGGAGCCCGGCGGTGGCTGCCCGGGCTCCGGCCTGTGTGCCGGACCCCCAGGGGCACTACTGGACAAGCTGGCGGCCAGCCTCGACGACAGACTCTTCCCTCCCCGCCTGGCCGAGCCCGTTGCCGTGGCTCCCGCGCTGGCTGCAGCTGTGCCCACGTCCCCCGACCACAGCCCGGTCTAA
- the CBARP gene encoding voltage-dependent calcium channel beta subunit-associated regulatory protein isoform X4 produces MTRDRAAPPPSLKMQPTATMATAVTTPATVALTTTWDNVTGRPTTEPDPILDNSVLLVVVMALFVGGTLVVLSGVLLLCRRCWEVHRRLHRAPEEAEKTTTTYLDSGTHPAPDPDFRGEDPEGQDAETERFLSTGSTGRRVSFNEAALFEQSRKARDKGRRYTLTEGDFHHLKNARLTHLHLPPLKIVTIHECDSGEASATTTPHPTAAPKASFAIFQPPGKALTGRSVGPSSALPGDPYNSAVGPADFEISPSASSDSGEGTSLDAAVRSAKPGGPGVAAGPGEAGPGSGAGPVLQFFTRLRRHASLDGASPYFKVKKWKLEPSQRASSLDTRGSPKRHHFQRQRAASESMEQEEGDAPQVDYIQYIASAGDAVAFPQPRPFLASPTSPPPPLGRLEAADEVGALGGSSPDSPPERSGSKGPEQEQQHQESDSERDAGPEQAQTIYRDIWSLRASLELHAANASDHSSSGNDRDSVRSGDSSGSGSGGTAPAFPPPSPPPTPRTADSEVGGPRKLLQMDSGYASIEGRGAGEDGLPSGPEKLSSFTSMGREFTVSSSFEGPIEPAAEAPSRPRSPRAWPRRAPRRDYSIDEKTDALFHEFLRHDPYFDDAPSAATRHRARAHPHPHARKQWQQRGRQHSDPGARAAPSAPPTAPPGNARPVRAPLRRGDSVDCPPDGRAGDDPAVPAVPAIPVIEEEPGGGCPGSGLCAGPPGALLDKLAASLDDRLFPPRLAEPVAVAPALAAAVPTSPDHSPV; encoded by the exons ATGACCAGGGACCGAGCT GCCCCTCCTCCTAGCCTCAAAATGCAGCCTACAGCCACCATGGCCACAGCCGTCACCACCCCTGCCACTGTCGCCCTGACCACAACGTGGGACAACGTCACGGGCCGCCCCACG ACTGAGCCGGACCCCATACTGGACAACTctgtgctgctggtggtggtgatggcacTTTTCGTTGGGGGCACGCTCGTGGTGCTGTCAGGCGTGCTGCTGCTCTGCAGGCGCTGCTGGGAGGTCCACCGGCGCCTCCACAG agccccagaAGAAGCAGAGAAGACCACTACCACCTATCTGGACAGCGGCACACACCCAGCCCCAG ACCCCGACTTCAGGGGGGAGGACCCTGAGGGCCAGGATGCTGAGACCGAGCGCTTCCTGTCCACCGGCTCCACTGGCCGCCGGGTGTCCTTCAACGAGGCAGCCCTATTTGAGCAGAGCCGGAAGGCGAGGGACAAGGGCCGCAG GTACACCCTGACGGAGGGGGACTTTCATCACTTGAAGAACGCCCGCCTCACACACCTGCACCTGCCGCCCCTCAAGATTGTCACCATCCATGAGTGTGACTCAGGCGAGGCCAGTGCCACCACCACACCGCACCCCACTGCAGCCCCCAAGGCCAGCTTTGCCATATTCCAG CCCCCGGGGAAGGCCCTCACTGGCCGCTCCGTGGGCCCCAGCTCCGCCCTGCCAGGTGACCCTTACAATTCGGCCGTGGGCCCTGCCGACTTCGAGATCAGCCCCTCGGCATCCAGTGACTCTGGGGAAGGCACCTCG TTGGACGCGGCTGTCAGGAGTGCCAAGCCTGGGGGCCCCGGGGTGGCAGCAGGACCGGGGGAGGCGGGCCCCGGCTCTGGGGCGGGCCCTGTCCTGCAGTTCTTCACCCGCCTGAGGCGCCACGCCAGCCTGGATGGGGCCAGCCCCTACTTCAAGGTCAAGAAGTGGAAGCTGGAGCCCAGCCAGCGGGCGTCCAGTCTGGACACGAGAG GCTCCCCAAAGAGGCACCACTTCCAGCGGCAGCGGGCAGCCAGCGAGAGCATGGAACAGGAGGAGGGGGATGCCCCCCAGGTGGACTACATCCAGTACATTGCCAGCGCTGGCGACGCAGTGGCCTTcccgcagccccgcccctttCTGGCCAGCCCCACCAGCCCGCCCCCCCCTCTCGGCAG GCTAGAAGCAGCCGACGAGGTGGGCGCCTTGGGAGGATCGAGCCCTGATTCCCCCCCGGAGCGCAGCGGCAGCAAGGGGCctgagcaggagcagcagcatcAAGAGTCAGACAGCGAGCGGGATGCAGGGCCAGAGCAGGCCCAGACCATCTACCGTGACATCTGGAGCCTGCGCGCCTCGCTCGAGCTGCATGCTGCCAACGCCTCCGACCACAGCAGCAGCGGCAACGACCGCGACTCGGTGCGCAGCGGCGACAGCTCGGGTTCAGGCTCTGGAGGCACTGCACCCGCCTTCCCGCCGCCCTCGCCGCCGCCCACACCGCGTACGGCCGACAGCGAGGTGGGTGGGCCACGCAAGCTGCTGCAGATGGACAGCGGCTACGCCAGCATTGAGGGCCGCGGCGCGGGCGAGGACGGGCTGCCCAGCGGGCCTGAGAAGCTCTCCTCCTTCACGAGCATGGGCCGTGAGTTTACGGTGAGCAGCAGCTTTGAGGGGCCCATCGAGCCCGCGGCCGAGGCGCCCTCCCGGCCCCGCAGCCCCCGTGCCTGGCCCCGCCGCGCCCCGCGCCGCGACTACAGCATTGACGAGAAGACGGACGCGCTGTTCCACGAGTTCCTGCGCCACGACCCGTACTTCGACGATGCCCCGTCCGCCGCCACTCGCCACCGTGCACGCGCGCACCCGCACCCCCACGCACGCAAGCAGTGGCAGCAGCGTGGCCGGCAGCACAGCGACCCTGGCGCGCGGGCTGCGCCCTCCGCCCCACCCACGGCCCCACCCGGCAACGCCCGACCCGTGCGTGCGCCCCTGCGCCGGGGAGACAGCGTCGACTGCCCGCCCGACGGCCGCGCGGGTGATGACCCGGCGGTCCCCGCTGTCCCCGCCATCCCCGTCATCGAGGAGGAGCCCGGCGGTGGCTGCCCGGGCTCCGGCCTGTGTGCCGGACCCCCAGGGGCACTACTGGACAAGCTGGCGGCCAGCCTCGACGACAGACTCTTCCCTCCCCGCCTGGCCGAGCCCGTTGCCGTGGCTCCCGCGCTGGCTGCAGCTGTGCCCACGTCCCCCGACCACAGCCCGGTCTAA
- the CBARP gene encoding voltage-dependent calcium channel beta subunit-associated regulatory protein isoform X1: MQPTATMATAVTTPATVALTTTWDNVTGRPTTEPDPILDNSVLLVVVMALFVGGTLVVLSGVLLLCRRCWEVHRRLHRAPEEAEKTTTTYLDSGTHPAPDPDFRGEDPEGQDAETERFLSTGSTGRRVSFNEAALFEQSRKARDKGRRYTLTEGDFHHLKNARLTHLHLPPLKIVTIHECDSGEASATTTPHPTAAPKASFAIFQPPGKALTGRSVGPSSALPGDPYNSAVGPADFEISPSASSDSGEGTSLDAAVRSAKPGGPGVAAGPGEAGPGSGAGPVLQFFTRLRRHASLDGASPYFKVKKWKLEPSQRASSLDTRGSPKRHHFQRQRAASESMEQEEGDAPQVDYIQYIASAGDAVAFPQPRPFLASPTSPPPPLGRLEAADEVGALGGSSPDSPPERSGSKGPEQEQQHQESDSERDAGPEQAQTIYRDIWSLRASLELHAANASDHSSSGNDRDSVRSGDSSGSGSGGTAPAFPPPSPPPTPRTADSEVGGPRKLLQMDSGYASIEGRGAGEDGLPSGPEKLSSFTSMGREFTVSSSFEGPIEPAAEAPSRPRSPRAWPRRAPRRDYSIDEKTDALFHEFLRHDPYFDDAPSAATRHRARAHPHPHARKQWQQRGRQHSDPGARAAPSAPPTAPPGNARPVRAPLRRGDSVDCPPDGRAGDDPAVPAVPAIPVIEEEPGGGCPGSGLCAGPPGALLDKLAASLDDRLFPPRLAEPVAVAPALAAAVPTSPDHSPV, translated from the exons ATGCAGCCTACAGCCACCATGGCCACAGCCGTCACCACCCCTGCCACTGTCGCCCTGACCACAACGTGGGACAACGTCACGGGCCGCCCCACG ACTGAGCCGGACCCCATACTGGACAACTctgtgctgctggtggtggtgatggcacTTTTCGTTGGGGGCACGCTCGTGGTGCTGTCAGGCGTGCTGCTGCTCTGCAGGCGCTGCTGGGAGGTCCACCGGCGCCTCCACAG agccccagaAGAAGCAGAGAAGACCACTACCACCTATCTGGACAGCGGCACACACCCAGCCCCAG ACCCCGACTTCAGGGGGGAGGACCCTGAGGGCCAGGATGCTGAGACCGAGCGCTTCCTGTCCACCGGCTCCACTGGCCGCCGGGTGTCCTTCAACGAGGCAGCCCTATTTGAGCAGAGCCGGAAGGCGAGGGACAAGGGCCGCAG GTACACCCTGACGGAGGGGGACTTTCATCACTTGAAGAACGCCCGCCTCACACACCTGCACCTGCCGCCCCTCAAGATTGTCACCATCCATGAGTGTGACTCAGGCGAGGCCAGTGCCACCACCACACCGCACCCCACTGCAGCCCCCAAGGCCAGCTTTGCCATATTCCAG CCCCCGGGGAAGGCCCTCACTGGCCGCTCCGTGGGCCCCAGCTCCGCCCTGCCAGGTGACCCTTACAATTCGGCCGTGGGCCCTGCCGACTTCGAGATCAGCCCCTCGGCATCCAGTGACTCTGGGGAAGGCACCTCG TTGGACGCGGCTGTCAGGAGTGCCAAGCCTGGGGGCCCCGGGGTGGCAGCAGGACCGGGGGAGGCGGGCCCCGGCTCTGGGGCGGGCCCTGTCCTGCAGTTCTTCACCCGCCTGAGGCGCCACGCCAGCCTGGATGGGGCCAGCCCCTACTTCAAGGTCAAGAAGTGGAAGCTGGAGCCCAGCCAGCGGGCGTCCAGTCTGGACACGAGAG GCTCCCCAAAGAGGCACCACTTCCAGCGGCAGCGGGCAGCCAGCGAGAGCATGGAACAGGAGGAGGGGGATGCCCCCCAGGTGGACTACATCCAGTACATTGCCAGCGCTGGCGACGCAGTGGCCTTcccgcagccccgcccctttCTGGCCAGCCCCACCAGCCCGCCCCCCCCTCTCGGCAG GCTAGAAGCAGCCGACGAGGTGGGCGCCTTGGGAGGATCGAGCCCTGATTCCCCCCCGGAGCGCAGCGGCAGCAAGGGGCctgagcaggagcagcagcatcAAGAGTCAGACAGCGAGCGGGATGCAGGGCCAGAGCAGGCCCAGACCATCTACCGTGACATCTGGAGCCTGCGCGCCTCGCTCGAGCTGCATGCTGCCAACGCCTCCGACCACAGCAGCAGCGGCAACGACCGCGACTCGGTGCGCAGCGGCGACAGCTCGGGTTCAGGCTCTGGAGGCACTGCACCCGCCTTCCCGCCGCCCTCGCCGCCGCCCACACCGCGTACGGCCGACAGCGAGGTGGGTGGGCCACGCAAGCTGCTGCAGATGGACAGCGGCTACGCCAGCATTGAGGGCCGCGGCGCGGGCGAGGACGGGCTGCCCAGCGGGCCTGAGAAGCTCTCCTCCTTCACGAGCATGGGCCGTGAGTTTACGGTGAGCAGCAGCTTTGAGGGGCCCATCGAGCCCGCGGCCGAGGCGCCCTCCCGGCCCCGCAGCCCCCGTGCCTGGCCCCGCCGCGCCCCGCGCCGCGACTACAGCATTGACGAGAAGACGGACGCGCTGTTCCACGAGTTCCTGCGCCACGACCCGTACTTCGACGATGCCCCGTCCGCCGCCACTCGCCACCGTGCACGCGCGCACCCGCACCCCCACGCACGCAAGCAGTGGCAGCAGCGTGGCCGGCAGCACAGCGACCCTGGCGCGCGGGCTGCGCCCTCCGCCCCACCCACGGCCCCACCCGGCAACGCCCGACCCGTGCGTGCGCCCCTGCGCCGGGGAGACAGCGTCGACTGCCCGCCCGACGGCCGCGCGGGTGATGACCCGGCGGTCCCCGCTGTCCCCGCCATCCCCGTCATCGAGGAGGAGCCCGGCGGTGGCTGCCCGGGCTCCGGCCTGTGTGCCGGACCCCCAGGGGCACTACTGGACAAGCTGGCGGCCAGCCTCGACGACAGACTCTTCCCTCCCCGCCTGGCCGAGCCCGTTGCCGTGGCTCCCGCGCTGGCTGCAGCTGTGCCCACGTCCCCCGACCACAGCCCGGTCTAA
- the CBARP gene encoding voltage-dependent calcium channel beta subunit-associated regulatory protein isoform X3, whose product MLSTGLDRLGWDPDKAPPPSLKMQPTATMATAVTTPATVALTTTWDNVTGRPTTEPDPILDNSVLLVVVMALFVGGTLVVLSGVLLLCRRCWEVHRRLHRAPEEAEKTTTTYLDSGTHPAPDPDFRGEDPEGQDAETERFLSTGSTGRRVSFNEAALFEQSRKARDKGRRYTLTEGDFHHLKNARLTHLHLPPLKIVTIHECDSGEASATTTPHPTAAPKASFAIFQPPGKALTGRSVGPSSALPGDPYNSAVGPADFEISPSASSDSGEGTSLDAAVRSAKPGGPGVAAGPGEAGPGSGAGPVLQFFTRLRRHASLDGASPYFKVKKWKLEPSQRASSLDTRGSPKRHHFQRQRAASESMEQEEGDAPQVDYIQYIASAGDAVAFPQPRPFLASPTSPPPPLGRLEAADEVGALGGSSPDSPPERSGSKGPEQEQQHQESDSERDAGPEQAQTIYRDIWSLRASLELHAANASDHSSSGNDRDSVRSGDSSGSGSGGTAPAFPPPSPPPTPRTADSEVGGPRKLLQMDSGYASIEGRGAGEDGLPSGPEKLSSFTSMGREFTVSSSFEGPIEPAAEAPSRPRSPRAWPRRAPRRDYSIDEKTDALFHEFLRHDPYFDDAPSAATRHRARAHPHPHARKQWQQRGRQHSDPGARAAPSAPPTAPPGNARPVRAPLRRGDSVDCPPDGRAGDDPAVPAVPAIPVIEEEPGGGCPGSGLCAGPPGALLDKLAASLDDRLFPPRLAEPVAVAPALAAAVPTSPDHSPV is encoded by the exons ATGTTGAGCACAGGACTAGACAGGCTGGGCTGGGACCCAGACAAG GCCCCTCCTCCTAGCCTCAAAATGCAGCCTACAGCCACCATGGCCACAGCCGTCACCACCCCTGCCACTGTCGCCCTGACCACAACGTGGGACAACGTCACGGGCCGCCCCACG ACTGAGCCGGACCCCATACTGGACAACTctgtgctgctggtggtggtgatggcacTTTTCGTTGGGGGCACGCTCGTGGTGCTGTCAGGCGTGCTGCTGCTCTGCAGGCGCTGCTGGGAGGTCCACCGGCGCCTCCACAG agccccagaAGAAGCAGAGAAGACCACTACCACCTATCTGGACAGCGGCACACACCCAGCCCCAG ACCCCGACTTCAGGGGGGAGGACCCTGAGGGCCAGGATGCTGAGACCGAGCGCTTCCTGTCCACCGGCTCCACTGGCCGCCGGGTGTCCTTCAACGAGGCAGCCCTATTTGAGCAGAGCCGGAAGGCGAGGGACAAGGGCCGCAG GTACACCCTGACGGAGGGGGACTTTCATCACTTGAAGAACGCCCGCCTCACACACCTGCACCTGCCGCCCCTCAAGATTGTCACCATCCATGAGTGTGACTCAGGCGAGGCCAGTGCCACCACCACACCGCACCCCACTGCAGCCCCCAAGGCCAGCTTTGCCATATTCCAG CCCCCGGGGAAGGCCCTCACTGGCCGCTCCGTGGGCCCCAGCTCCGCCCTGCCAGGTGACCCTTACAATTCGGCCGTGGGCCCTGCCGACTTCGAGATCAGCCCCTCGGCATCCAGTGACTCTGGGGAAGGCACCTCG TTGGACGCGGCTGTCAGGAGTGCCAAGCCTGGGGGCCCCGGGGTGGCAGCAGGACCGGGGGAGGCGGGCCCCGGCTCTGGGGCGGGCCCTGTCCTGCAGTTCTTCACCCGCCTGAGGCGCCACGCCAGCCTGGATGGGGCCAGCCCCTACTTCAAGGTCAAGAAGTGGAAGCTGGAGCCCAGCCAGCGGGCGTCCAGTCTGGACACGAGAG GCTCCCCAAAGAGGCACCACTTCCAGCGGCAGCGGGCAGCCAGCGAGAGCATGGAACAGGAGGAGGGGGATGCCCCCCAGGTGGACTACATCCAGTACATTGCCAGCGCTGGCGACGCAGTGGCCTTcccgcagccccgcccctttCTGGCCAGCCCCACCAGCCCGCCCCCCCCTCTCGGCAG GCTAGAAGCAGCCGACGAGGTGGGCGCCTTGGGAGGATCGAGCCCTGATTCCCCCCCGGAGCGCAGCGGCAGCAAGGGGCctgagcaggagcagcagcatcAAGAGTCAGACAGCGAGCGGGATGCAGGGCCAGAGCAGGCCCAGACCATCTACCGTGACATCTGGAGCCTGCGCGCCTCGCTCGAGCTGCATGCTGCCAACGCCTCCGACCACAGCAGCAGCGGCAACGACCGCGACTCGGTGCGCAGCGGCGACAGCTCGGGTTCAGGCTCTGGAGGCACTGCACCCGCCTTCCCGCCGCCCTCGCCGCCGCCCACACCGCGTACGGCCGACAGCGAGGTGGGTGGGCCACGCAAGCTGCTGCAGATGGACAGCGGCTACGCCAGCATTGAGGGCCGCGGCGCGGGCGAGGACGGGCTGCCCAGCGGGCCTGAGAAGCTCTCCTCCTTCACGAGCATGGGCCGTGAGTTTACGGTGAGCAGCAGCTTTGAGGGGCCCATCGAGCCCGCGGCCGAGGCGCCCTCCCGGCCCCGCAGCCCCCGTGCCTGGCCCCGCCGCGCCCCGCGCCGCGACTACAGCATTGACGAGAAGACGGACGCGCTGTTCCACGAGTTCCTGCGCCACGACCCGTACTTCGACGATGCCCCGTCCGCCGCCACTCGCCACCGTGCACGCGCGCACCCGCACCCCCACGCACGCAAGCAGTGGCAGCAGCGTGGCCGGCAGCACAGCGACCCTGGCGCGCGGGCTGCGCCCTCCGCCCCACCCACGGCCCCACCCGGCAACGCCCGACCCGTGCGTGCGCCCCTGCGCCGGGGAGACAGCGTCGACTGCCCGCCCGACGGCCGCGCGGGTGATGACCCGGCGGTCCCCGCTGTCCCCGCCATCCCCGTCATCGAGGAGGAGCCCGGCGGTGGCTGCCCGGGCTCCGGCCTGTGTGCCGGACCCCCAGGGGCACTACTGGACAAGCTGGCGGCCAGCCTCGACGACAGACTCTTCCCTCCCCGCCTGGCCGAGCCCGTTGCCGTGGCTCCCGCGCTGGCTGCAGCTGTGCCCACGTCCCCCGACCACAGCCCGGTCTAA